Proteins from a genomic interval of bacterium:
- a CDS encoding GspE/PulE family protein, whose protein sequence is MMLSGEIFLEEGLITHLQLQDALAHQHENGGKDTIGTVLVKLGLISERDRVRCLGKQWGVQFVDLATNTPTSSELDLIPGETARRYKVVPVSHDGFRLVVAMINPLDIFAIDEIRLITGLDVEPMIATEEDVLSIIQDHYKDNVGMHDAVNKVIGDFQSGDIEISDASNEDELSVEELRELGEEAPIIRLANLIITQAINDKASDIHIEPTKDCLQVRYRIDGIMLDGMTLPKKVSAPLTSRFKIMAEMDIAEKRVPQDNRISAIVGSKEYDFRVSTLPTVNGEKIVMRVLDKANVSVGVKKLGLMNDTLTLLKKLYSRTYGILLVTGPTGSGKSTTLYSILSQICTGQTNIITIEDPVEYEVGGINQVQVNVKAGMTFAAGLRAMLRQDPDIIMVGEMRDRETATIAMEAALTGHFVLSTLHTNDAPSAATRLIDMEVEPFLIASSIIGVLAQRLVRTLCPKCKKKVSESRATFERFGFSVPIGKLELGDLSIDIPTSGPVEMYQAVGCDSCKGSGYKGRMGIHELMEITDDIRDLVLQKTPSHMIRQPAVENGMRTLQVDAACKVLLGLTSLEEVVRVLYAG, encoded by the coding sequence ATGATGCTTAGCGGTGAGATATTTCTCGAAGAAGGCCTAATAACACATCTGCAGTTGCAGGACGCTCTTGCACACCAACATGAAAACGGTGGCAAAGACACCATTGGAACTGTTCTCGTTAAGTTAGGGTTGATATCCGAACGTGATCGTGTTCGATGCCTTGGCAAACAATGGGGTGTTCAATTTGTCGACCTAGCCACAAACACACCTACTTCATCAGAGCTTGACTTAATCCCAGGCGAGACAGCGCGTCGATATAAAGTCGTTCCTGTTTCTCATGACGGGTTCCGGCTTGTTGTGGCGATGATCAATCCGCTTGATATCTTTGCGATTGATGAAATCCGGTTAATAACAGGCCTTGACGTCGAGCCGATGATTGCTACTGAAGAAGATGTGTTGAGCATCATCCAAGACCACTATAAAGACAACGTCGGCATGCATGACGCCGTCAATAAAGTGATAGGCGATTTCCAGTCAGGCGATATAGAGATAAGCGATGCCTCTAATGAGGATGAACTCAGTGTTGAAGAACTCCGCGAGCTTGGTGAAGAAGCGCCAATTATTCGCCTTGCAAATCTTATCATCACTCAAGCGATTAATGATAAAGCAAGTGACATTCATATCGAGCCAACTAAAGACTGCCTCCAAGTCCGCTATCGCATCGATGGCATTATGCTCGATGGTATGACACTACCTAAGAAAGTCTCAGCGCCATTGACTTCACGATTTAAGATTATGGCCGAAATGGATATTGCCGAAAAGCGTGTGCCTCAGGATAACCGTATCAGCGCGATTGTCGGCAGTAAAGAATACGATTTCCGTGTCTCGACATTACCGACCGTTAACGGCGAAAAGATCGTTATGCGCGTTTTGGATAAGGCAAATGTATCGGTCGGTGTTAAGAAGCTCGGCCTCATGAATGACACGCTGACGCTTCTTAAAAAGCTCTACTCAAGAACCTATGGGATCCTACTTGTGACCGGGCCAACCGGTTCAGGAAAGTCGACGACACTATATTCAATCCTTTCTCAAATTTGCACGGGGCAAACAAACATCATCACAATTGAAGACCCTGTGGAATATGAAGTTGGGGGCATTAATCAGGTCCAAGTGAATGTCAAGGCAGGAATGACCTTCGCCGCAGGCCTGCGGGCGATGCTAAGACAAGACCCTGACATCATCATGGTTGGTGAAATGCGTGACCGTGAAACGGCAACCATCGCGATGGAGGCGGCGCTAACAGGCCACTTCGTTCTATCGACTTTGCACACGAACGATGCGCCCAGCGCTGCGACCCGTTTAATTGACATGGAAGTCGAGCCATTTCTTATTGCATCGTCAATCATTGGTGTTCTAGCCCAGCGTCTAGTGAGAACGCTTTGCCCTAAGTGTAAGAAGAAAGTCTCAGAGTCGAGAGCAACTTTTGAACGTTTCGGTTTCAGCGTTCCTATTGGTAAATTAGAATTAGGAGACTTGTCAATCGATATACCAACCAGCGGACCGGTAGAAATGTACCAAGCTGTAGGATGTGATTCTTGCAAAGGTTCCGGCTATAAAGGACGAATGGGTATCCATGAATTGATGGAAATAACCGATGATATACGTGATCTTGTTCTACAAAAGACACCATCACATATGATACGTCAACCGGCAGTTGAGAATGGAATGCGGACTTTACAAGTTGATGCAGCCTGTAAGGTGCTTCTTGGATTGACATCACTCGAGGAAGTCGTGAGAGTACTTTATGCAGGTTAA
- a CDS encoding HDOD domain-containing protein, which yields MSETIAAQQDVRNITRRIREVAALPQVVFQIIQLTDNMATSARDIERVVSVDPGLSTRILTLANSSYYALPRKVTSIREAVVFLGFRAIRQLAMTVGCFELFVGKSDRSSLWHRERWRHALSVANYSRSLGAVVRDCLPDEAYAAGLLHDIGKSLLCRYGGTDYLKVEDLIKTGVPTLEAEITIYGCDHAILGREVAAQWHFPKSLADAIGTHHEFISDVESPVLTATIATANAITHFVSEHQEENDDEVSPLVAIPEWAKPILNTNDDSLLAWVKTCRETLDAATSLSNVL from the coding sequence ATGAGCGAGACAATTGCAGCTCAACAAGATGTAAGAAATATTACCAGACGCATTCGCGAGGTAGCTGCGCTGCCACAAGTCGTATTCCAGATAATCCAACTAACGGATAACATGGCCACGTCGGCTCGCGACATCGAAAGGGTCGTAAGTGTTGACCCCGGTTTGAGCACACGCATCTTAACTCTTGCTAATTCGTCATATTACGCGCTACCACGTAAAGTAACATCCATTCGTGAAGCGGTTGTCTTTTTGGGATTCAGGGCTATTCGCCAACTCGCAATGACAGTCGGTTGCTTTGAACTTTTTGTTGGTAAAAGCGACCGATCCAGCCTCTGGCACCGTGAACGATGGCGCCATGCATTGAGCGTAGCAAATTATTCGCGCTCACTAGGAGCTGTTGTTCGAGATTGCTTACCGGATGAAGCCTACGCAGCTGGCCTTCTACACGATATTGGCAAAAGCCTTCTCTGCCGATATGGTGGAACCGACTACTTAAAGGTAGAGGACTTGATTAAAACAGGGGTCCCTACGCTTGAAGCGGAAATCACAATTTATGGTTGCGATCATGCCATTCTTGGCAGAGAGGTTGCCGCTCAATGGCACTTCCCAAAATCTCTTGCTGATGCAATAGGCACACATCATGAGTTCATCAGCGACGTTGAATCACCTGTGTTAACAGCCACTATCGCAACGGCAAATGCTATCACCCACTTTGTAAGCGAGCATCAAGAAGAGAATGATGATGAAGTCTCCCCTCTGGTTGCTATCCCAGAGTGGGCTAAACCAATTCTCAATACAAACGACGATTCTTTATTGGCTTGGGTAAAAACATGCCGCGAAACACTTGACGCCGCGACATCTTTATCGAATGTTCTGTAG